The proteins below are encoded in one region of Pleuronectes platessa chromosome 12, fPlePla1.1, whole genome shotgun sequence:
- the LOC128453838 gene encoding cystatin-C-like, whose amino-acid sequence MDVRLVFASSGRVLPAQPHALPVNGSQVLAAAQFAVFEFNTVNAEQQFEVLNVTSANIHLVAGLDYILEVQLGSTTCTKSHRPTLGEPRDLSSFKCKFVVTEILCKNSHELTKKCCLHDA is encoded by the exons ATGG ATGTTCGTCTTGTTTTCGCTTCTTCCGGTCGCGTCCTCCCCGctcagcctcacgcgctgccgGTGAACGGGAGCCAGGTTTTGGCGGCGGCGCAGTTCGCTGTGTTCGAATTCAACACAGTCAACGCAGAGCAACAGTTCGAAGTCTTGAACGTCACATCGGCCAATATCCAC CTGGTCGCGGGTCTAGACTACATCCTGGAAGTGCAGCTGGGAAGCACGACGTGCACGAAAAGCCACCGTCCGACCCTCGGAGAACCACGTGATCTGTCCTCCTTCAAG TGCAAGTTTGTCGTCACTGAAATCCTGTGCAAAAATTCCCATGAACTCACTAAGAAGTGTTGCCTGCATGATGCCTGA